The following coding sequences lie in one Pseudomonas syringae CC1557 genomic window:
- the alaS gene encoding alanine--tRNA ligase, which produces MKSAEIREAFLGFFEEQGHTRVASSSLIPGNDPTLLFTNAGMNQFKDCFLGQEKRAYTRAVTSQKCVRAGGKHNDLENVGYTARHHTFFEMLGNFSFGDYFKRDAITYAWTFLTSEKWLNLPKEKLWVTVYATDDEAYDIWTKEVGVPAERMVRIGDNKGAPYASDNFWTMGDTGPCGPCSEIFFDHGPEIWGGPPGSPEEDGDRYIEIWNNVFMQFNRTADGVLHPLPAPSVDTGMGLERVSAVLQHVHSNYEIDLFQSLLAASAKAIGCSNDNQASLKVVADHIRSCGFLIADGVLPSNEGRGYVLRRIIRRACRHGNKLGAKGSFFYQIVAALVAEMGSAFPELVQQQSHIERVLKGEEEQFAKTLEQGLKILEQDLAELKGTVVPGEVVFKLYDTYGFPMDLTGDIARERNLTLDEEGFEREMDAQRVRARSASSFGMDYNSLVKVDVATQFTGYSATTGSATVVALYKEGQSVTHLNEGEEGVVILDITPFYAESGGQIGDSGFLLAGEARFDVSDTTKTGGAFLHHGVVASGSLSVGAQVETQVADEVRDATKLNHSATHLLHAALRQVLGEHVQQKGSLVDSQRLRFDFSHFEAIKPEQLRALEDIVNAEIRKNTPVVTEETDIETARKKGAMALFGEKYGDSVRVLSMGGEFSVELCGGIHANRTGDIALFKIVSEGGVAAGVRRIEAVTGAAALAWLNSAEDQLKEAATLVKGNRDNLLDKLTAVLERNRLLEKQLEQLQAKAASAAGDDLSSAAQDVKGVKVLATRLDGQDGKALLALVDQLKNKLGRAVILLGSVHEDKVVLVAGVTKDLTGQLKAGDLMKQAAAAVGGKGGGRPDMAQGGGVDAGALDAALALTVPFVEQGI; this is translated from the coding sequence ATGAAAAGCGCAGAAATCCGTGAAGCCTTCCTTGGCTTCTTCGAAGAGCAAGGCCACACCCGTGTCGCTTCAAGCTCCTTGATTCCGGGCAACGACCCAACCCTGCTGTTCACCAACGCAGGCATGAACCAGTTCAAGGATTGCTTCCTGGGCCAGGAAAAACGCGCCTACACCCGCGCTGTCACCAGTCAGAAATGCGTGCGCGCCGGTGGCAAGCACAACGACCTGGAAAACGTCGGCTATACCGCTCGTCACCACACTTTTTTCGAAATGCTGGGCAACTTCAGCTTCGGTGACTATTTCAAGCGTGATGCCATTACCTACGCCTGGACCTTTCTGACCTCCGAAAAGTGGCTGAACCTGCCCAAGGAAAAGCTTTGGGTCACGGTCTACGCGACTGACGACGAAGCCTACGACATCTGGACCAAAGAGGTCGGCGTGCCTGCCGAGCGCATGGTTCGCATCGGCGACAACAAAGGCGCGCCTTACGCTTCCGACAACTTCTGGACCATGGGTGATACCGGCCCGTGCGGTCCTTGCAGCGAGATATTCTTCGATCACGGCCCGGAAATCTGGGGCGGCCCGCCGGGTTCGCCGGAAGAGGATGGCGACCGTTACATCGAAATCTGGAACAACGTGTTCATGCAGTTCAACCGCACCGCAGACGGCGTGCTGCACCCGCTGCCAGCGCCGTCGGTGGACACCGGTATGGGCCTGGAGCGTGTCAGTGCCGTCCTGCAGCACGTGCATTCCAACTACGAAATCGACCTCTTCCAGAGCCTGCTGGCTGCGTCAGCCAAGGCCATCGGTTGCAGCAACGACAATCAGGCCTCGCTGAAGGTTGTGGCTGACCACATCCGCTCGTGCGGCTTCCTGATCGCTGATGGCGTGCTGCCTTCCAACGAAGGCCGCGGCTACGTGCTGCGCCGTATCATTCGGCGCGCCTGCCGTCATGGCAACAAACTGGGTGCCAAGGGCAGCTTCTTCTATCAGATCGTAGCGGCACTGGTCGCCGAAATGGGCTCGGCATTCCCTGAGCTGGTGCAACAACAGTCGCACATTGAGCGCGTCCTCAAAGGCGAAGAAGAGCAGTTCGCCAAGACCCTGGAACAGGGTTTGAAGATCCTTGAGCAGGATCTGGCCGAGCTGAAAGGCACCGTGGTGCCCGGCGAAGTCGTGTTCAAGCTGTATGACACTTACGGTTTCCCGATGGACCTGACCGGTGACATCGCCCGTGAACGTAATCTGACACTGGACGAAGAAGGCTTCGAGCGCGAAATGGACGCTCAGCGCGTGCGCGCTCGTTCGGCCAGCTCGTTCGGTATGGACTACAACAGCCTGGTAAAGGTCGATGTGGCCACTCAGTTCACCGGCTATTCGGCGACCACCGGCAGTGCCACAGTCGTTGCTCTGTACAAGGAAGGTCAGTCCGTCACGCACCTGAACGAAGGTGAGGAGGGCGTTGTGATCCTCGACATCACGCCGTTCTATGCCGAATCGGGTGGCCAGATCGGCGACAGCGGCTTCCTGCTGGCTGGCGAAGCGCGCTTTGACGTCAGCGACACCACCAAGACCGGCGGCGCATTCCTGCACCACGGCGTTGTGGCGTCCGGCAGCCTGAGCGTTGGTGCGCAGGTTGAAACACAGGTGGCTGATGAAGTCCGCGATGCAACCAAATTGAACCATTCGGCCACTCACTTGCTGCACGCCGCATTGCGTCAGGTACTGGGTGAGCACGTTCAGCAGAAAGGCTCGCTGGTCGACAGTCAGCGTCTGCGTTTCGACTTCAGCCACTTCGAGGCCATCAAGCCTGAGCAATTGCGTGCGCTGGAAGATATCGTCAACGCCGAGATTCGCAAGAACACGCCAGTGGTTACCGAAGAAACCGACATCGAAACCGCCAGAAAGAAAGGCGCCATGGCGCTGTTTGGCGAGAAGTACGGCGACAGCGTTCGTGTGCTGAGCATGGGCGGCGAGTTTTCCGTCGAGCTGTGTGGTGGCATTCACGCCAACCGCACCGGTGACATCGCGCTGTTCAAGATCGTCAGTGAAGGTGGCGTTGCTGCCGGCGTGCGCCGTATCGAAGCGGTGACCGGTGCTGCGGCACTCGCCTGGCTGAATTCGGCGGAAGATCAACTCAAGGAAGCCGCGACGCTGGTCAAAGGCAATCGCGACAACCTGCTGGACAAGCTGACAGCTGTGCTTGAGCGCAACCGTCTGCTGGAAAAGCAACTGGAACAACTGCAAGCCAAGGCAGCCAGTGCCGCCGGTGACGATCTGTCGTCGGCTGCGCAGGATGTCAAAGGGGTCAAGGTTCTGGCCACGCGCCTGGATGGTCAGGACGGCAAGGCGCTTCTGGCGCTTGTCGACCAGTTGAAGAACAAGCTCGGCCGCGCAGTGAT